In the genome of Suncus etruscus isolate mSunEtr1 chromosome 3, mSunEtr1.pri.cur, whole genome shotgun sequence, the window AAGCCTCCACCCTTGTTAAAGGGCATATATGGTGCGATCACATCTGCCAGTTGAGTGAATTGTTCTGGTTTAGCATATGGACTCTGGTGTGGTAATTTATGTTAATTAAGCCACAGCCAAGAGGTGGTCCCCTCTTCAGCACAACAGTTCTGCTCCCCCTGCAGTACCATTTAGCTCTTTCACCAAGGCCAAGCTCCTTGCCAGCCAGGTCTCAGTTAAATATACTAACAGATTTAACTTCACAATGCTACTTTGAAGATTTAATGAGATTTAACACCTGCAAAGTCTTGGCTTGAGGCCAACACTTTGTCAGACTCCAGATGCGCTGATACCAACTAGTGGGTTATCATAGATGTTCAAAGAAAGGCTTAAGGTCACTGGAAACAGGAACGAGAGAAATGGAGCCTAGACACTGCATGAAGGAACAGAGGCGGATCAAGAGCCCCTCCAGGAAGGGGTTTTTGACTGGGGAGAGCAGATGCCACCAGAAGACAAGAGGGCGGCAGAAGTTGACAGTGATGGCTGTAAACCAAGCAAAAAACATTAATTCTAcggcttattttctttctttctttctttctttctttctttctttctttctttctttctttctttctttctttctttctttctttctttctttctttctttctttctttctttctttctttctttctttctttctttctttcttctttctttctttctttcttccttccttccttccttccttccttccttccttccttccttccctccctccctccctccctccctccctccctcactccctccctccctccctccctcccttccttccttccttccttccttccttccttccttccttccttccttccttccttccttccttccttccttcctttctttctttctttctttctttttttgtggttttttgggtcacacccggcagtgctcaggggttattcctggctccatgctcagaaattgctcctggcaggcacaggggaccatatggggcgccgggattcgaaccgatgacctcctgcatgaaaggcaaacgccttaccttcacgctatctctccggcccctctttctttctttctttctttctttctttctttctttctttctttctttctttctttctttctttctttctttctttctttctctatctttctttctttcttctctctctttctctttctttctttctttctttctttctttcccttccttccttccttccttccttccttccttccttccttccttccttccttccttccttccttccttccttccttccttccttcctccctccttccttccttccttccttccttccttccttccttccttccttccttccttccttccttccttccttccttccttccttccttccttccttccttttcctactGCTCATTTTCATAGCACTTCATAGTCTTTGAAACAACCCATTTCAGGGGcgagagaaatagcacagcggtagggtgtttgccttgcacgtggccgacccaggatggacctgggttcgattcctggcatcccatatggtcccctgaacctgccaggagcaagttctgagcgcagaaccaggagtaactcctgagtgccgccgcaGGATATGAccaaaaactgagagagagagagagagagagagagagagagagagagagagagagagagagagagagagagagagagagagagagaagtcccACGTGTATGTGAGCTTCTTAGAGTTAAGGCAGAGGCAGGACCTCAAAGAAGTAAAGAAGTGTGGTAGGAGATGATGCAGAACAGCCGGAGTCACCAGTTAATTCACCCTCCTGGGTCCAAACCTTCTCTGGCACTCCCATCTGTAGAATGGGAATAGCGCAGATACCCACCTGGCTGAGACTCCAATGAGCTCCTGGCTGTGATGTTTGGTGAACCATAATCTGAAGGCCCCCCTCACCCCCCTCAGATTCAAACTCACAGCAGGAGCACAGTACCCACACTGGCAACAGAAAGGCACGAGGATGCAGGCCTTGAAGGACAGGGTTCTGAAGCAGGGCTTCCCCACAACTGGTCTGGTCAGCTGGAATGACCTATAAGCAGCCCTGGAGCCCGGTCTAGGGACCCCAATGGAGAAACAGAGCCAGACGCCCTGCCTTAAGCCCTTCCCATCTCCGTTCGATATTGTGCCTAGAGATGACTCAACTAGATGGCAGGTGACTTTGAAGATTTCGTGATGCAAGCAGTGTGCTAGGCACTCAACCCAGTGCAGCTCAGTAAGTGGTTTCCCAGGAGTCTAATTCGGCTCCAacggaaaatagaaagaaagcagGAGGTTCGTTTTTTCCACTCTAGGTTGTGCAGACACGTTGGAGAAGTCGCCTCTTTTCTTGATGCTCCCACTTCACTGTTTCCCCACTTCTATCCATAACCTGTCTGGCCTGGTGCCCCCTTTCCCCTGGTACCTCAGAGCACCTGCAGGTAGCTACTGCCACCTACAGGCCAGACAAGACACTGCCATCTCCAGCTTGCCTGGAGAGGGCGCTCGTCACTCTCAGTAGAGGGACATCATTGCAACTTTTTTGTTTCCACAGATTTGGGCCCCTTCAAGCGATGGGACTAGAAATCAGGCCTCCCACATGTACTCCAGCCCTCTGAACCAACTCCATGGGGCACCAaccttttagtttagttttttttgggggtgaggggttGTTTGTTTCAATTATTTTGCACCCAGCTGGGTTTGGTGAGGGCatatggtgccagagactgaacccagagcctcacacatgaaaGGAGCATGTCTACcgtttgagccacatccctggcctcaACAGTGGTGGCAATATTTCTTTCTGGTTCTAATACCCAGCAGGAGCCAGTACAGTGCATGGCTATGGAAGGAGTAAATGAACAAATGCTTCATAATCAAAAAACCTCTTGGGGGAGGAAGCAAAATGACACCTTAGCAGGAAGCAAGCAGAGGGTATCTGAAGCCAGCACAAAGACAAACTTTAGCAGTGGGCTCAGTGCAGGGTCATCCTAAAAACTTCTAGAACATTCCCATGGAGGCAGCAgcctcttctcctttcccctctccctggCCAGGATTTTCCTGAAGAGAATGCCGTCGGTACGGGAGAGCCTGAAGGAACGAGGTGTGGATGTGGCCAGACTCAGCGCTGAGTGGAGTCAGTTTGCTGTGGGCCTCTCCCTGGGCAACAACACTTCCCCCGTGGTCCTCACCAACTACCTGGACGTGAGTGCAGGTCGCCCGACCCCTCTCCTTTCATGGTCTCTGAGGAGCTGTAGAGTACCAAGCACCTCACAAGATTCCACTCCTGTTTCCAACCAGAAAGCCTGAGATGGAGGACAGGAAAGAGCTGGGTCAGGTTTGGGACTCTGGATCTTGGCTGGCAGCCCCAGCCCTGGTTTCCCCCAGGAGATGGGGCATATGCTCAGGCCGGGGCCTGCTGCTCTGTGTCGCTCCAGAGCTGGGCCCCATCTTGCTTCAGAGGTTTTGCCTGATCATCTCATTTTCTGGGAAGTCAGAAGATGCTAGTTCCTTTTGGAAAATGAAAACCCAGAGGGCCAGTGACTACCGCTAGggttaaggggggggggggttaggcaTTGGGTAAGGCCTCAAGTTTTCCCTAGCTCCTCCAGTTACTTTTTCTATTCCAACAGACCCAGTATTATGGTGAGATTGGCATCGGCACCCCAGCCCAATCCTTCAAAGTCATCTTCGACACAGGCTCTGCCAACCTCTGGGTGCCATCCAGCAAATGCAGCCCCCTTTATACGGCCTGTGGTAAGCTAGGCCTAGCAGCCTCTCTCTCTCAAGCCCAAACTGCATGCCTCATGCCAAGCCTGACCCGCCCTGCTGCTTCTTTACCCCTATACTAACTGGTTTGTAGAGGGGTAGGGAGGCCAGCCCCAGGGCTCAGTTATGTCACCAAAGTCAACTCCAACACATCTTACTCAAAAGGATACTTGAGGTGCTCCCTGGAACTGAGACAGTCTCAGAACTGCCCACGTCAGGATCTTCCTACCCTCAAGAGGTAGCTGAGTCTATCCTGAGTGCTTAACTCCCACCAGAATCTTCTCCCTATCTCAGTGtcataaaagctttttaaaaGCTTATAAAGGCTTcattgggggggctggagagacagcacagtggtagggcatttgccttgcacatggccaacccagaacagacccaggttcaattcccagtatcccatatggtcccccaagcctgccaggagcgatttcagagctagaagtaattcctaagcaccactgggtgtggcccaacccctcctccTCCAAAATAAAGCCTTATTAGAGACAGACTGTTAGAGCTCTGGGTACCTAACCAGCTCTTACTTGCTGAGACCCATTTTCCAAGCCCTTGACCTACAAGCCAACATACCCCTGCCCCTAAGTCGGACCTGCAATGCACCCTTGAGGCTAACCTGAGTCCCTCTACCAGAGATCCACAGTCTCTACGATTCTGCGGAATCCTCCAGCTACATGGAGAACGGAACTGAATTCACCATCCGCTATGGATCTGGGAAGGTCAAAGGCTTCCAGAGCCAGGATGTGGTAACGGTGAGTGGGGCAGCCTCAGGCCATCTGACGCCTGGTCCTTCTTGTCCTCAGACCtcttggggtccacacctgggaAGGTGCTATGCAGCTCACTCGGCtgccaggccccccccccccccccacgctcAGCAGCTTTAGGTTAGAGCTGCAAAATGACAGCATCTGAGACAGAGCACAGCTGGCTTCCGGGCACCATAGTAATGTCACAGGTTTCTGCCTCACACCCAGGTGGACTTGTCAAGAACCCCTCAGCCTCACCAAAACCTTACAGGCCAGAGGTTACACTAATCCACAGTCAGAGCCAGGCCAGGAAGGGCAGATTCCATTTGGTCAGTGTTTGTTCATCAGAGGCCAGATTGGTTTATTTGGCCACCCCCCATGGTGCTCATGCATCATCCTGGCTTGGGCTCCTGggcaccatgtggtgccaggattcacctgaggctcttgcatgcaaaaaaTATTCAGCCactttacttttgttgttgtgtttgttgtCTGTCTTTGGACCCCACCTAgcagtagtactcaggacttacttttccTGCCTATATAcctaggagtcactcctagtgaggctctggagaccatatgagatcgAACTTTGGTAGatcaggtacaaggcaagtgtcctacctgcccTACCTCCAGTCCCTAAATTGTACTTTTTTGTATATTATTACTTTGTTGTTACTTTTGTTCtgaggccacattcagcagtactcatggcctattctgtctctgtgttacatttcactcctggctatgcctgaGAGACtttgattgaacctgggcctcttgcATTCAAAGCACATGATCCACTTGTTGAGCTATCTCTGGTGCTTTGTTTGGGTGGtgttgagatcaaacccagagctttacacatacaaggcaagagtctCTACTACTGAGCCCTGTTCTCTGGCCAGCCAAAAGGTTTGAAATCATATTAAGGCTGGAAATTGGGCGTAGAAACAGAGTCTTGGGGGCTCTGTGTTAGAAACATTCTCCACTCTGGGGTTCTTCCATCCTTTGCTCTGTCTGGTGAGATGAGAGGCACCCATGGGATCTGAAAGGAGCCAGTGTGAGTTCTCACCTGTGAAAGTGGGGAAAGAAGCATGAAgggggtctggagaaatagtacaggggtagggctCTTATCTTGAATGCATCCAATATAGATTCAGTCCtgggcatcccagatggtgctccaaacccaccaggagtgatgcctgagcacagagccaagagtaactcctaaacactactgggtgtggcacctcCAAAAAAGAAGCATGAAGGGCAGTTTAGAGAACAACGGGGGTCCAGGATGATCCCCAGACAAGTCTAAGTGGAAACTGGGCCCTTGTGGGATATAGGAAAATCCCTGGCATATTAAGGCTTGGAAGCACCTTCTCACCCCCTGTCCCCTCCACACATGAGGTAACCCCCTTCTCACTGATACAGATTCTGAGCAAGGCTGGGAATGGGTTCATGAATAGGTTTTATCCCCTAGAGCAGATAAATCTCTGGGGACTTCAAATCAGGGAGAAGGCCTGATCTGGCCTATTCCTGACCAGGCTGGGCAATGAGCTTTGCTTTGGGCCTTCCTCCTGCAGGTGGGCGGAATCACGGTGACACAGACCTTTGGCGAAGTCACAGAGCTGCCCCTTATCCCATTCATGCTGGCCAAGTTCGACGGGGTACTGGGAATGGGCTTCCCTGCACAGGCTGTTGGGGGAGTCACCCCTGTCTTCGACCACATTCTCTCACAAAGAGTGTTAAAGGAAGATGTCTTCTCTGTTTACTACAGCAGGTAAGCCTGGGGCACAGGTTGGGGGTGTTAGGGAGGTGGGCCAATCCCTTGGAATATTCTTGATTAGAGCTGCTCTACTCATGATGGTGCTTTTGCTTTAGTAGgaattcagtaaaataaaataaaaatcagcagtcaatggggccagagagataggataggtGATATGGTGCTTGCATTATATGTAGCCAACTCTGGTTCCATTTCTGACATCTCTGAGATCACTCCcagcccaggagtgatccctgagctaagaataagccttgagcaccataaAACCAACAgcaatgggctggagagacagctcaaaggcCTGGGTGCAGGCTTTGTATGCAAGAACCCCATTTTTTATCCCTGGtaacatctggtcccccaagcactgccaggactaaatTGACACTAGACATTGCCTCCTAGAATCAAGCCAGGgaaaagtagtccctgagcaccacagagatgACAATGGCCACCAATTAAAAAGAAGTATCCAGCTATTTGGTCCCACACCGCATTTCACTGTTTAGCTGCCTCTGAGGCTAGATGCTTCTGTGTTGGTGTGTGCAATCTTCCCAATAGATGATTCTGCTCCATGAAGAGTCCAGGCAGTCAGTCCTGCACCATGCAAAGTCCCCACAGATTGACAGTCCTCTCTGGGCAGCCAGGACCAGGAGAGGCTGTGTTGTGCTCACACGACAGCTATAATCCCACGCCTTCACCAGCTTACATACAAATCCAATGAATGCTGTGCTGAAGCTCCTAACTAGGGATGCTGCCTGGTATAGTACAGAGTCCCCCGGGGGCAGGAAGGACTTACTGGGCATGGCGAAAAGTCATGCATGAGTGCCATGCTCATTGGGCATGGCCTCCCGCCCACAATTCCAAAATTCTCTGGAAGCTGTATCAGCAGGCCTGGGATCTGCTCTGAGCTGCTGGGCTGAAAAGGGTACAAGAGAGGATAGAAGAGGTCAGAAAGGTGGGAAATCAGGCAGTGAAATGCAGAACCTGGTTCAGGAGAAAAAGGTTCCACCATCTATTTGGCTCCTGGCTCCATGGTACACATGGAAGATATAATAGGGCTCTGCATGGGTGTGGGATAGGCAAAGGGCAGCTTGACGCAGTGGGGGACTCTTCATAGGGACAGGACCAGTGGGCAGAGGAGGTGAAGGGGCCTGACCAGCAGCAGGAGGCTGAAAATGTAGGGGGAAGGAGATAAGGAAggcaaaataaaattctgttaatGGGAAGTGAGGCGAGCCCCTTCCATTTTTCTTGGGCTAAGAAGAGGGCCTCACGGGTGGGGATTGCATGGGCTAAGGGCTACAGGGCCTTTGGGCTAGTGCCAgcatagtttttgttgttgttgttgttgtttttggtttttggttttggtttttgggtcataccccggcagtgctcaggggttactcctggttctgtacagctcagaaagcattcctggcaggctcaggggaccatatgggatgccggaatttgaaccacagtctgtcctggattggctgcttgcaaggcaaatgcccttctgctgtgctatctctccggcccagcatgGTTTTTCCAATTCTGAGTTGACTCCTCCTGCTGCAGAGTCCTTCCATTATGCCCTGTGTGTTCTGTGCCCAGCTACAGTCTGTGGGTACTGAGATACACCTTAGAGCCCCCTGTAAGAGCCCTGAGGAGGCCCAACCTGATGACGTCTCACAAAGTGCAGAGGGTCAGTCCTGGGTGGTTCCTGTCCTGTAACACTGGCCTGGTAACACAGACCAGCCACATGGGCTCTGGGTGATTCCACTGCCCAGGGTCAAAGAGGACAGGCTGCAGCCCTGCCACTCTGCCATCTCAGTCTCTGCAGAAATCCCAAGGAGACAAAAACCCACACATGGATCCCAGAACATCTGGCCAAAACACCTCAGCTACCTCCCACCCAAACACCTCAGCAGCCAGACTCTGTCACCAGTTCAGCCCCTTTCTTCTTGTTCATACCCTGCCCAGCCCACCCCCAGCTCTAGTCCCCAGTTTCCAGCACCTGCTCAACCCAAATCCAAGTGAGGTGGTGTTGACTGTACCTCACTGTCCTTTTCCTGACTGGGCACAGCTGGACTATTCTGGAGCCATTTCTGGTTGGCTCCAGAAAAGAATATTCTGGATGCTGCCTGCTGCAGCCCAGCTTGCTTGAAGCTGGACGGTGGGGCCTAACAGTGTggttcttctctttccttcaggAATTCTCATTTGCTGGGAGGAGAGATTGTGCTGGGAGGCAGTGACCCCCAGTATTACCAAGGCAATTTTCACTATGTGAGCGTCAGCAGGACCGGCTCCTGGCAGATCAACATGAAAGGGTCAGAAATCCTCAACCCTCCCAcaccccccaaacaccactgtaGGGGAATCCCTACCCAGACATGGGCTTGACTGGGGGAGGGCCAAGGGTTATGTGCTGCCCCCATCAACAGTTACTCACTGCCCAGCTATCCAGTGATGGGGACACCTTgatagaggaaggaagggagggattaTGGAGGGGACCCCCCCCAAGCTGTGCTGGGAGCAGCATCTTTTCTCTTGACTCATGCAACGCTATGCTGCTTTGACTGTTTGACTACCTGCCTGTTTGTCcaattgtctgtctgtctgaccaGCTGTCTGTCTGACCCCAGGGTGTCTGTGAGGTCAGCCACGCTGCTGTGTGCAGAGGGCTGCATGGCAGTGGTAGACACCGGCGCCTCCTACATCTCAGCCCCCACCAGCTCCCTGCACCTGCTCATGGACACCTTGGGGGCCAAGGAGCGGAGCACAAATGACGTGAGAAGCTAGAGGGCCATGCAAGCATTTCTTCGGAAGGCCCTTTGAGGCCTACCCCAGGTGCTTGGGACGGAGGGCACTGGGCTGGCCTACTGATTTCTACTGAAAAGTGCTCTACCCCTCCCTGCAGTACGTGGTGAACTGCAACCAGGTGCCCACCATGCCTGATATCTCCTTCCACCTCGGGGGCAGGGCCTACACCTTGACCAGTGCTGATTACGTTTTGCAGGTGAGTGTGCCCTGCTATGGAGTCATGGAGAAGGAGATGGGGGGCAGGGACCTTTCAATGGGGCATATCAGTCACCCCACACAGATGCACATCTGCTTCAGTGGGTCGAATCCCTTGGAGCTTAAAAAGTCCCAGTTGTAGGGCCAAGCGATAATACACTGaagaggatgtttgtcttgcatttggctgacatgggttcaatccttagcttcctatatggtccctcagcactgccaggagtaattcctgagcatagaaccaggagtgggcactgagaatcaccagatgtggcctccaaacaaacaaacaaacaaacaaacacaaataataacaaaagtcTTGGTATTTACTGCATCCCATAGTGTCAGAACCTTGGGGAGTTGGCACTGTGGCTTTCAAAACTCTGGGGTTCCAATTAGGTCCAAGATGTGGGGATTCCCCCTCTCTATTTCTTCCTCATGTACCCCCAGTAATGCTCTTCTCCTGATCTCCATGAAACTGAAAGAAATTAGAGCACCTGGATCAGTTCAAATGCAAGCCCTGAAGGCCACTCTGTTGTACCCAAGTACCTCCCTGATCAGAACAGTGCTAGGTGTTGGCAGAAAGACCAGGGGTGGTAAGAGAGGGCAAAGCCTCTCTTTGTACAAAGTACTTTGTACTCTTTGTACAAAGTAGGTGTTGGTGCTGTCACTGGTCAATTTTGTCCCCTACCAGGAGTCCTTCAGCCACGAGGACCTGTGCACGCTTGCCCTCCACGGTATGGACGTGCCCCCACCCACTGGGCCCACCTGGGTGCTGGGTGCCAGCTTCATCCGCAAGTTCTACACGGAATTTGACCGGCGCAACAATC includes:
- the REN gene encoding renin, whose product is MPGWGLLLLLWGSCAFSLPADNGAFRRIFLKRMPSVRESLKERGVDVARLSAEWSQFAVGLSLGNNTSPVVLTNYLDTQYYGEIGIGTPAQSFKVIFDTGSANLWVPSSKCSPLYTACEIHSLYDSAESSSYMENGTEFTIRYGSGKVKGFQSQDVVTVGGITVTQTFGEVTELPLIPFMLAKFDGVLGMGFPAQAVGGVTPVFDHILSQRVLKEDVFSVYYSRNSHLLGGEIVLGGSDPQYYQGNFHYVSVSRTGSWQINMKGVSVRSATLLCAEGCMAVVDTGASYISAPTSSLHLLMDTLGAKERSTNDYVVNCNQVPTMPDISFHLGGRAYTLTSADYVLQESFSHEDLCTLALHGMDVPPPTGPTWVLGASFIRKFYTEFDRRNNRIGFALAR